TGGCTGCTGGCTCTGTTTGCGACCACGGTGTCTATGACCACGGTACGCGCCGAGGACGGCTATTTCGTCAATCAGCGGAAGGAGGCCAGCATGCTGGTGACCGGCGTGGTCAATCTCAATCCCGATGGCTCTGTGCGGGACTACACGCTGGACCGCCCGGAGAGGCTGCCCGCCGAGGCTGGCGACGTAATCAAGCAGAACGTTGCGCGCTGGAAATTCCAGTTCGCCTCTCCGGTATCAACCGTCATCTCTGAAAAGATGACGCTGCGCCTGGTCGCACGCATGATTGACGACCAGCACGCGTCGGTACGCCTCGTCGGCACCAGTTTCGATGACGTGCAGGTTCCGGAAGACGAACGCATCGCGCACAAGGATCAGCCACGGATCGAGTACCCCAGGCAGGCCATCCAGGAGCGCTTCTGGGGAACGGTATATGTCCTGGTCCGCGTCGGCAGGGACGGATCAGTGCAGGAAGCGACCGCCGAGCAGGTCAACCTGGGTGCCTTTGCCCCGGCCGCCGACATGGCCCGCTATCGCAATTACCTTGCCGATGCTGCCGTGAAGGGCGTGAGGCAATCGACCTATGTCGTGCCCACGCAGGGCAAATCGGCGGGACGGCCCTTCTGGTTGGTGCGCATCCCGGTCAACTTCGTGCCCGTGGGAGAGCGGCCGACCGACGACTACGGCGTGTGGCGGGTCTATGTCCCGGGTCCCCGTATGAGCATCCCCTGGCTCGAGCACACTCAACTCGCTTCGGACGCGCCAGACACGGTTCCCACTGGCGGGCTACACACGCTGGGCGATCAACCGCAACTGGCGCCCGAATCCAGCGGCAGCTAAGAACCCGGTCAGGACCTCTGTGTCACCCACCCGCGTGCTGTGCGGGTGCCTGCGGGACGGCTGGAGGTCGGCAGCCCCTGCCTGCCCAGCCGGGGTCAAGTCGTCTGCGGGTGAGCTCACGCGAGCTTCGGGCCAGTCCCCTCCGACGCGAAAATTTCCTCGCATTTCCTAACTCCGCCCCCCCTCCTGAAGTTTTCCGGCTTATCCACGCTCAATCCACAATCTATTGGGTTGACCGGCCCGAGGTAGCCCGATATGTTGTGCCTCGTCGGTGCCAATCTCAGACCTATGGTCGGACTGGTTTAAAAGGGAATCCGGTGGAAATCCGGGACTGCCCCGCAGCGGTAAGTGGAAACGAAAGCCAACAACGCACTGGCCCTCAGCGGCTGGGAAGCGGGAGCGAGTAGGCGGGTCGAAAGACCCATGTCCACGAGTCCGAAGACCTGCCGACAGCCGTGGCCACGCACCACGGTGAAGGGTGACGGCTTCCGCGGGGAAGTGCGTCGATGCGCGGGGCGCCTGCCCTGCCGCTCGACCGTCCGCGAGACTTCACCTTCATTTACTCAGCCCTGCGCGCGCGAGCAGGCAGTTGATGACCAAGCTTGGAGCGAAGTCGCCATGCAACCTATTGATACCACTGGCCGCGAGCGTGAAGACGAGCGCGCCGACGCCCCCGTTTTCTCTGCCGACACCGTTGTGGCCGAAGCGCCGCGCACGGATACCCCCTTTGCCCTGACCCCACCCCACAACCCCGGCCAGATGCGCGTGACCAAGCGCAACGGCCGCCAGGAAGTGGTGGACGTGAACAAGATCGTCCGCGCCGTTACCCGTAGCGCGGAAGGTCTGCATGCGGTCGACCCGATGCGCGTGGCGCTCAAGACCATCGGCGGCTTGTACGACGGCGCCACCACGCTGGAACTGGATCAGCTGTCCATCCGCACCTCGGCCGCCCTCACCGCCGAGGAACCCGAGTACGGCCAGCTCGCCGCGCGCCTGCTGGGCGCGTTTGTCGACAAGGAAGTGAGCGGCCAGGAAATCCAGAGCTTCTCGCAGTCCATCGCGCGCGGCTCGGAACTGGGCATCCTCAACGAACGCCTGCGCGACTTCGTTTCCGCCAATTCGCGCAAGCTCAACGACGCGATCGATCCGCTCGCCACGCGCCGCTTCGAATACTTCGGCCTGCGCACCGTCTATGACCGCTACCTGCTGCGCCATCCGCAGCTGCGCAAGGTCATCGAGACGCCGCAGCACTTCTTCATGCGCATTGCCTGTGCGCTGGGCGGCAACGAGATCGGCGAGACGCTGGAGCTGTATCGCCTGCTGTCCTCGCTGGAATACATCGCCAGCTCGCCGACGCTGTTCAACGCAGGCACCGCACACGAACAGCTCAGCTCGTGCTTCCTGCTCGACTCGCCGGCCGACTCTCTGGAATCGATCTACGAGAAGTACGGCGACGTGGCCAAGCTCAGCAAGTTCGCTGGCGGTATCGGCCTGGCCTACTCGCGCGTGCGTTCGCGCGGCTCGCTGATCAAGGGCACCAACGGCCACTCCAACGGCCTGGTGCCGTGGCTGAAGACGCTGGACGCCTCTGTGGCGGCGGTGAACCAGGGCGGCAAGCGCAAGGGCGCTGCCTGCGTGTACCTGGAGCCGTGGCACGGCGATATCGAAGAGTTCCTCGAGCTGCGCGACAACACGGGCGACGATGCCCGCCGCACGCACAACCTCAACCTGGCCAACTGGATCCCGGACGAGTTCATGCGCCGCGTGGAAACCGACGGCGAGTGGTCGCTGTTCGATCCCAAGGTCGTGCCGCACTTTGTCGACAGCTGGGGCGAGACGTTCGAAAAGGCCTACCGTGAAGCGGAGGCCGCCGGCCTCGCCACCAAGAAGGTCAAGGCGCGCGAACTGTACGCCCGCATGCTGCGCACACTGGCGCAGACCGGCAACGGTTGGATGACCTTCAAAGACCGCAGCAACGCCACCAGCAACCAGACGGCGAAGCCGGAAAACGTCATCCACCTGTCGAACCTGTGCACTGAAATCCTGGAAGTCACTAATGCTGATGAAACGGCAGTGTGCAACCTGGGTTCGGTGAACCTGTCGCGCCACGTGGTGGATGGCCAGTTCGATTTCGACAAGCTCGCCGCCACGGTGCGTACCGCCGTTCGCCAGCTGGATCGCGTGATCGATCTGAACTTCTACCCGATCGACACCGCCAAGGTCGCCAACAACAAGTGGCGCCCGGTCGGCCTGGGCGTGATGGGCATGCAGGACGTGTTCTTCAAGCTGCGTCTGCCGTTCGATTCGGCTGAAGCGTTGATGCTTTCCACGCGCATCGCCGAAGAGATCTATTACAACGCGCTGTGGCAGTCGAACGAGCTGGCCGCGGAGAACGGTGCGCACCCAGGCTTTGCCGAAAGCCGCGCGGCCAACGGTGAGCTGCAGTTCGACTATTGGTCGAATGCCACGCCGACCGACAAGGCGCGCTGGGACGAACTTCGTGAGTCGATCAAGGACAAGGGCCTGCGCAACTCGCTGCTGATCGCCATCGCACCGACGGCGACCATCGCGTCGATTGCCGGTTGCTACGAGTGCATCGAGCCGCAGGTGAGCAACCTGTTCAAGCGCGAAACGCTGTCGGGCGACTTCCTCGTAGTGAACCGCTACCTGGTGGAAGAGCTGAAGACGCTGGGCCTGTGGACCGCCGACGT
This genomic window from Dyella terrae contains:
- a CDS encoding energy transducer TonB, producing MTSKAGMWLLALFATTVSMTTVRAEDGYFVNQRKEASMLVTGVVNLNPDGSVRDYTLDRPERLPAEAGDVIKQNVARWKFQFASPVSTVISEKMTLRLVARMIDDQHASVRLVGTSFDDVQVPEDERIAHKDQPRIEYPRQAIQERFWGTVYVLVRVGRDGSVQEATAEQVNLGAFAPAADMARYRNYLADAAVKGVRQSTYVVPTQGKSAGRPFWLVRIPVNFVPVGERPTDDYGVWRVYVPGPRMSIPWLEHTQLASDAPDTVPTGGLHTLGDQPQLAPESSGS
- a CDS encoding ribonucleoside-diphosphate reductase subunit alpha codes for the protein MQPIDTTGREREDERADAPVFSADTVVAEAPRTDTPFALTPPHNPGQMRVTKRNGRQEVVDVNKIVRAVTRSAEGLHAVDPMRVALKTIGGLYDGATTLELDQLSIRTSAALTAEEPEYGQLAARLLGAFVDKEVSGQEIQSFSQSIARGSELGILNERLRDFVSANSRKLNDAIDPLATRRFEYFGLRTVYDRYLLRHPQLRKVIETPQHFFMRIACALGGNEIGETLELYRLLSSLEYIASSPTLFNAGTAHEQLSSCFLLDSPADSLESIYEKYGDVAKLSKFAGGIGLAYSRVRSRGSLIKGTNGHSNGLVPWLKTLDASVAAVNQGGKRKGAACVYLEPWHGDIEEFLELRDNTGDDARRTHNLNLANWIPDEFMRRVETDGEWSLFDPKVVPHFVDSWGETFEKAYREAEAAGLATKKVKARELYARMLRTLAQTGNGWMTFKDRSNATSNQTAKPENVIHLSNLCTEILEVTNADETAVCNLGSVNLSRHVVDGQFDFDKLAATVRTAVRQLDRVIDLNFYPIDTAKVANNKWRPVGLGVMGMQDVFFKLRLPFDSAEALMLSTRIAEEIYYNALWQSNELAAENGAHPGFAESRAANGELQFDYWSNATPTDKARWDELRESIKDKGLRNSLLIAIAPTATIASIAGCYECIEPQVSNLFKRETLSGDFLVVNRYLVEELKTLGLWTADVRDAIKLAEGSIQGISAIPERLRTIYRTVWELPQKALIDLGAARGAYIDQSQSLNLFMENPNIGQLSSMYMYAWKSGIKTTYYLRSRPATKIAKTTVSAAPVAKPAPVADQEEATAAVFCSLENPEYCEACQ